A single region of the Bicyclus anynana chromosome 16, ilBicAnyn1.1, whole genome shotgun sequence genome encodes:
- the LOC112047552 gene encoding MD-2-related lipid-recognition protein-like, producing MKVYIFCLALFGVAFGEVAKFTRCDESNDDICEVKEVRVTPCNAGAATCALTLGSESSIEFDFVPKFAASQLTSTLFWASPGGDVPFSEFSNVAACAYTSCPTQPDVQQQLAYSLRLSKKLPTGKFTFKWQLWDANDKSKKCCFKTNVKLLKDRKTHK from the exons ATGAAGGTCTACATATTTTGTCTTGCACTTTTCGGAGTGGCATTTGGTGAAGTGGCAAAGTTCACAAGATGCGATGAAT CCAACGACGACATTTGCGAGGTGAAAGAAGTCCGTGTGACTCCTTGCAACGCCGGCGCAGCGACGTGTGCTCTCACACTTGGAAGCGAGTCGAGCATCGAGTTTGATTTTGTCCCCA AGTTCGCCGCAAGCCAGCTAACATCGACCTTGTTCTGGGCGTCCCCCGGAGGAGACGTGCCGTTCAGCGAGTTCTCTAACGTCGCGGCCTGCGCCTACACCAGCTGTCCGACTCAGCCCGACGTGCAGCAGCAGCTAGCCTACAGCTTGCGCCTCAGCAAGAAACTGCCTACC ggtAAATTCACATTCAAATGGCAGCTGTGGGACGCAAACGACAAGTCCAAAAAGTGTTGCTTCAAGACCAATGTCAAGCTTCTCAAAGACAGAAAAACACATAAATAG
- the LOC112047543 gene encoding MD-2-related lipid-recognition protein-like → MKIFFILVPLFAVAFGDLAKFTKCPRTSDDICEVTEVRINPCKEGRYCRLVKGEETSIEFDFIPKFNATNLTTGLYWASVRRDVPFRDFPESDACAYTGCPTSAGTKQQFTYSTRISENLPTGRWTFKWQLWSADDKTKMCCFKTEVSLAV, encoded by the exons ATGAAGATTTTCTTTATCCTTGTGCCGCTTTTTGCAGTGGCGTTCGGTGATTTGGCGAAGTTTACAAAATGTCCAAGAA cttcAGATGACATTTGTGAGGTAACAGAGGTCCGGATAAATCCGTGCAAAGAAGGCAGGTACTGCAGACTTGTGAAGGGTGAAGAAACGAGCATCGAGTTTGATTTCATTCCGA AGTTCAATGCTACCAACCTAACGACGGGTCTGTACTGGGCATCAGTGAGGCGCGACGTGCCGTTCCGGGACTTCCCCGAGAGTGACGCGTGCGCCTACACCGGCTGCCCCACCAGCGCTGGCACCAAGCAACAGTTCACCTATAGCACGAGGATCAGCGAGAACCTACCTACc GGTAGATGGACTTTCAAATGGCAGTTGTGGAGCGCGGACGATAAAACCAAAATGTGCTGCTTCAAGACAGAGGTTTCGCTCGCAGTGTAG